From the Amia ocellicauda isolate fAmiCal2 chromosome 21, fAmiCal2.hap1, whole genome shotgun sequence genome, one window contains:
- the hectd1 gene encoding E3 ubiquitin-protein ligase HECTD1 isoform X2, with product MADVDPDTLLEWLQMGQGDERDMQLIALEQLCMLLLMSDNVDRCFETCPPRTFLPALCKIFLDESAPDNVLEVTARAITYYLDVSAECTRRIVGVDGAIKALCSRLVVVELNNRTSRDLAEQCVKVLELICTRESGAVFEAGGLNCVLSFIRDSGHLVHKDTLHSAMAVVSRLCGKMEPQDSSLETCVESLSSLLKHEDHQVSDGALRCFASLADRFTRRGVDPAPLAKHGLTEELLSRMAAAGGTASGPSSTCKPGRTSTGATATAADSKVSNQVSTIVSLLSTLCRGSPLVTHDLLRSELPDSIESALQGDERCILDTMRLVDLLLVLLFEGRKALPKSNAGSTGRIPGLRRLDSSGERSHRQLIDCIRSKDTDALIDAIDTGAFEVNFMDDVGQTLLNWASAFGTQEMVEFLCERGADVNRGQRSSSLHYAACFGRPQVAKTLLRHGANPDLRDEDGKTPLDKARERGHSEVVAILQSPGDWMCPVNKGDDKKKKDVSKEEEESSEPKGDPEMAPIYLKRLLPVFAHTFQHTMLPSIRKASLALIRKMVHYCSEALLKEVCDSDAGHSLPTVLVEITATVLDQEDDDDGHLLALQIIRDLVDKGGDVFLDQLARLGVINKVSTLAGPTSDDENEEESKPEKWLLPFPQEDEPQEDAKEIQQGKPYHWRDWSIIRGRDCLYIWSDAAALELSNGSNGWFRFILDGKLATMYSSGSPEGGSDSSESRSEFLEKLQRARSQVKPATASQPVLSALGPTKLTVGNWSLTCLKEGEIAIHNSDGQQATILKEDLPGFVFESNRGTKHSFTAETSLGSEFVTGWTGKRGRKLKSKLEKTKQKVKTMARDLYDDHFKAVESMPRGVVVTLRNIATQLESAWELHTNRQCIEGENMWRDLMKTALENLIVVLKDENTISPYEVCSSGLVQALFTILNSVDLDVKHDCRPLMERINVFKTAFSENEGDDSQPAIALIRKLIAVLESIERLPLHLYDTPGSTYNLQILTRRLRFRLERAPGETALIDRTGRMLKMEPLATVESLEQYLLKMVAKQWYDFDRSSFVFVRKLREGQTFTFRHQHDFDENGIVYWIGTNAKTAYEWVNPAAYGLVVVTSSEGRNLPYGRLEDILSRDSSALNCHTNDDKNAWFAIDLGLWVIPSAYTLRHARGYGRSALRNWVFQVSKDGQNWTTLYTHVDDCSLNEPGSTATWPLDPSKDEKQGWRHIRIKQMGKNASGQTHYLSLSGLELYGTVSGVCEDQLGKAVKEAEANLRRQRRLFRSQVMKYIVPGARVVRGIDWKWRDQDGNPPGEGTVTGEAHNGWIDVTWDAGGSNSYRMGAEGKFDLKLAPGYDPESAPSPKPVSSTVSGTAQSWSSLVKNNCPDKASAAGASSSSRKGSSSSVCSVASSSDLSLSSAKLERRSESVLEHGATPGAENHEPIVVLSAADGLPHAEGGSASSASTSTLTADTGSENVDRKPGADATIRPAGESGAISMGIVSVSSPDVSSVSESSSKEAPSQRPLCSAANARLSVSSLLAAGAPMSSSASVPNLSSREASLMESFVRRAPNMSRTNATNNMNLSRSSSDNNTNTLGRNVMSTAIGLLRRRCRELCGEEAASPLMGAQSFPNLTTTGTTSTVTMSTSIVTSSNNVATATTGLSVGQSLSNTLTTSLTSTSSESDTGQEAEFSLYDFLDSCRANTLLAELDDEEDLPEPDDDDDENEDDNQDDQEYEEVLVRSRVNLGFHIHMNREEEEYETKGGRRRTWDDDFVLKRQFSALVPAFDPRPGRTNVQQTTDLEIPPPGTPRSEVLEEVECAPSPHLALILKVAGLGTSREVELPLSNYKSTIFYYVQKLLQLSCNGSVKSDKLRRIWEPTYTIMYRERKDSDKEKESGKMGCWSVEHVEQYLGTDELPKNDLITYLQKSADSTFLRHWKLTGTNKSIRKSRNCSQLIAAYKDFCERGSKSSGLSHGSLSSLQSCDILSSTREPAQAKAGSGQNACGVEDVLQLLRILYIIGGDPHSTRTLQEEADEQLQFSVSHEEFTSKKVTTKILQQIEEPLALASGALPDWCEQLTSKCPFLIPFETRQLYFTCTAFGASRAIVWLQNRREATMERSRPSTAVRRDDPGEFRVGRLKHERVKVPRGDSMMEWAENVMQIHADRKSVLEVEFLGEEGTGLGPTLEFYALVAAEFQKKSLGVWLCDDDFPDDESRQVDLGGGLKPPGYYVQRSCGLFPAPFPQDSDELDRISKLFLFLGVFLAKCIQDNRLVDLPISRPFFKLMCMGDIKSNMSKLLYESRGEGELTFSEIQSEASTEEGHDTYSMGSFDEDSKSEFILDPPKPKPPAWYHGILTWEDFELVNPHRAKFMREVKALAVKRRQILGNKALSEDEKNTRLQDLMLKNPAGSGPPLGVEDLGLNFQFCPSSKVHGFSAVDLKPHGEDEMVTMDNAEEYVELMFDFCMHTGIQKQMEAFRDGFNRVFPMEKLSSFSHEEVQMILCGNQSPSWTAEDIMNYTEPKLGYTRDSPGFLRFVQVLCGMSSDERKAFLQFTTGCSTLPPGGLANLHPRLTIVRKVDATDSSYPSVNTCVHYLKLPEYSSEEIMRDRLLAATMEKGFHLN from the exons GTCTCGGACGGAGCCCTGCGCTGCTTCGCCTCCCTGGCTGACCGCTTCACCCGACGGGGGGTGGACCCGGCGCCCCTGGCCAAGCACGGCCTAACGGAGGAGCTGCTGTCGCGCATGGCGGCGGCGGGGGGCACCGCGTCCGGACCCTCCTCCACCTGCAAGCCCGGCCGCACCTCGACCGGCGCCACGGCCACCGCTGCCGACTCCAAAGTCAGCAACCAGGTGTCCACCATCGTCAGCTTGCTGTCCACACTGTGCCGGGGGTCCCCGCTGGTGACGCAC GACCTGCTGCGGTCTGAGCTGCCCGACTCCATCGAGAGCGCCCTGCAGGGGGACGAGCGCTGCATCCTGGACACCATGCGGCTGGTGGACctgctgctggtgctgctgtTCGAGGGACGCAAGGCCCTGCCGAAGTCCAACGCCGGGTCCACAGGCCGCATCCCGGGCCTGCGGAGGCTGGACAGCTCGGGGGAGCGCTCCCACCGACAGCTCATCGACTGTATCCGGAGCAAAGACACGGACGCGCTGATCGACGCTATCGACACTGGAG CCTTTGAAGTCAATTTCATGGACGATGTCGGACAGACGCTCTTGAACTGGGCCTCGGCATTCGGCACTCAAGAGATG GTGGAATTCTTGTGTGAGAGGGGTGCGGATGTCAACCGAGGTCAGAGGTCGTCTTCACTACATTATGCTGCTTGCTTTGGGAGACCTCAAGTGGCAAAG ACTCTACTGCGCCATGGAGCCAATCCAGACCTGCGAGACGAAGATGGCAAGACGCCGCTGGACAAGGCCCGAGAGAGGGGCCACAGCGAGGTGGTGGCGATCCTGCAGTCCCCAG GTGACTGGATGTGCCCAGTGAACAAAGGGGAcgacaagaagaagaaagatgtcagcaaggaggaggaggagagcagtGAGCCCAAAGGGGATCCGGAAATGGCCCCCATCTATCTGAAGAGGCTGCTGCCCGTCTTCGCGCACACCTTTCAACACACGATGCTGCCTTCGATTAG GAAAGCGAGCCTCGCCCTCATCAGGAAGATGGTCCACTACTGCTCCGAGGCCCTTCTGAAGGAGGTGTGCGACTCGGACGCCGGTCACAGTTTGCCCACGGTGTTGGTGGAGATCACCGCCACTGTCCTGGATCAGGAG GACGACGACGATGGACACCTGCTGGCTCTGCAGATCATCCGGGATCTGGTCGATAAGGGGGGAGATGTCTTCCTGGACCAGCTGGCCAGGCTCGGGGTCATCAACAAGGTGTCCACTCTGGCAGGGCCGACCTCAGACGACGAGAACGAAGAAGAGTCGAAGCCTGAGAAG TGGCTGTTGCCGTTCCCCCAGGAGGACGAGCCCCAGGAAGATGCCAAAGAGATCCAGCAGGGTAAGCCCTACCACTGGAGGGACTGGTCCATCATCCGCGGCCGCGACTGCCTGTACATCTGGAGCGACGCGGCCGCCCTGGAGCTGTCCAACGGCAGCAACGGCTGGTTCCGCTTCATCCTGGACGGCAAGCTGGCCACCATGTACTCCAGCGGCAGCCCTGAGGGGGGATCGGACAGCTCAG AAAGCAGGAGCGAGTTCTTGGAGAAGCTGCAGAGAGCTCGGAGCCAAGTGAAACCGGCCACCGCCAGTCAGCCGGTGCTCTCGGCTCTGGGCCCCACCAAGCTCACTGTGGGGAACTGGTCTCTCACCTGCCTGAAGGAAGGAGAGATTGCCATCCACAACTCGGACGGCCAGCAGGCCACCATCCTGAAGGAGGACCTGCCTGGCTTCGTGTTCGAGTCCAACCGAGGGACCAAGCACTCCTTCACTGCGGAAACCTCCCTCG GTTCGGAGTTCGTGACGGGCTGGACCGGAAAACGAGGACGGAAACTCAAGTCTAAACTGGAAAAGACAAAGCAAAAG GTGAAGACCATGGCCCGAGATCTGTATGATGACCACTTCAAGGCGGTGGAGAGCATGCCCAGGGGGGTGGTGGTCACCTTGAGGAACATTGCCACCCAGCTGGAGTCTGCATGGGAGCTCCACACCAACAGACAG TGTATTGAGGGCGAGAACATGTGGAGAGACCTCATGAAGACGGCCCTGGAGAACCTGATTGTGGTGCTGAAGGACGAGAACACCATCTCCCCGTACGAGGTGTGCAGCAGCGGCCTCGTGCAGGCGCTGTTCACCATCCTCAAC AGCGTGGATCTGGATGTGAAGCACGATTGTAGGCCACTGATGGAGAGGATCAACGTCTTCAAAACGGCGTTCAGTGAGAACGAAGGCGATGACAG tcAACCTGCAATTGCCTTAATTCGCAAGCTCATCGCAGTTCTGGAGTCCATCGAGCGGCTGCCTCTCCACCTGTACGACACGCCAGGGTCTACGTACAACCTCCAG ATTCTGACCCGGCGGCTTCGGTTCCGTCTGGAGCGCGCGCCTGGCGAGACTGCGCTGATCGACCGCACCGGCAGGATGCTCAAGATGGAGCCGCTGGCCACCGTGGAGTCCCTGGAGCAGTACCTCCTCAAAATG GTGGCCAAGCAGTGGTACGACTTCGACCGGTCCTCCTTCGTGTTTGTCAGGAAGCTCCGTGAGGGGCAGACCTTCACCTTCCGGCACCAGCACGACTTCGACGAGAACGGCATCGTCTACTGGATCGGCACAAACGCCAA GACTGCCTATGAGTGGGTGAACCCCGCGGCCTACGGGCTGGTGGTGGTGACGTCCTCGGAGGGGAGGAACCTGCCCTACGGCCGGCTGGAGGACATCCTGAGCCGGGACAGCTCGGCGCTCAACTGCCACACCAACGACGACAAGAACGCCTGGTTTGCCATCGACCTTGGCCTGTGGGTCATCCCCTCGGCCTATACCCTGAGACATGCGCGCGGCTACGGACGGTCCGCCCTGCGGAACTGGGTGTTCCAGGTGTCTAAAGACGGGCAGAACTGGACCACGCTGTACACCCATGTGGACGACTGCAGTCTCAACGAGCCGGG GTCTACAGCCACGTGGCCGCTGGACCCGTCCAAAGACGAGAAGCAGGGCTGGAGGCACATCCGCATCAAGCAGATGGGCAAGAACGCAAGCGGCCAGACGCACTACCTGTCTCTGTCGGGGCTGGAGCTCTACGGCACGGTCAGCGGAGTGTGCGAAGACCAGCTGG GGAAAGCAGTCAAGGAGGCCGAGGCCAACCTGAGGAGGCAGCGGCGCCTGTTCCGCTCCCAGGTGATGAAGTATATCGTCCCCGGTGCCCGAGTGGTCCGGGGCATCGACTGGAAGTGGAGAGACCAGGATGGGAACCCGCCCGGGGAGGGCACGGTGACCGGAGAGGCGCACAACG GCTGGATTGATGTCACCTGGGATGCTGGTGGCTCAAACTCTTACCGTATGGGTGCAGAAGGAAAATTTGACCTCAAGCTTGCGCCAGGGTACGACCCTGAGTCAGCGCCGTCACCCAAACCTGTTTCATCCACTGTTTCAGGCACAGCGCAGTCCTGGAGCAGCCTGGTGAAAAATAACTGTCCGGACAAGGCCTCCGCGGCGGGggccagctcctcctccaggaAAGGCAGCAGCAGCTCGGTGTGTAGCGTGGCCAGCAGCAGTGATCTCAGTCTGAGCTCGGCCAAACTGGAGCGCCGGTCCGAGAGCGTGCTGGAGCACGGCGCCACGCCTGGCGCCGAGAACCACGAGCCCATAGTGGTCCTGTCCGCCGCCGACGGCCTGCCCCACGCCGAGGGCGGCTCCGCTTCCAGCGCCAGCACCAGCACTTTAACCGCCGACACGGGCAGCGAAAACGTGGACAGGAAGCCGGGCGCCGACGCCACAATACGGCCCGCCGGCGAGTCGGGCGCCATTTCCATGGGAATAGTGAGCGTCAGTTCTCCGGACGTCAGTTCTGTCTCGGAGTCGTCCAGCAAGGAAGCCCCGTCCCAGCGGCCGCTCTGCTCAGCGGCCAACGCCCGCCTGTCCGTGAGTTCGCTGCTGGCGGCTGGCGCGCCCATGAGCTCCAGCGCCAGCGTGCCCAACCTGTCGTCGCGGGAGGCCAGCCTGATGGAGTCGTTCGTCAGGAGGGCGCCCAACATGTCGCGCACCAACGCCACCAACAACATGAACCTGAGCCGCAGCAGCAGCGACAACAACACCAACACGCTGGGCCGGAACGTCATGAGCACCGCCA TCGGGCTGCTGCGGCGGCGATGTAGAGAGCTGTGTGGGGAGGAAGCTG CTTCTCCTCTCATGGGTGCGCAGAGTTTTCCTAACCTCACTACCACTGGCACCACCTCGACCGTTACAATGTCCACCTCCATAGTAACCAGCAGCAATAACGTAGCCACCGCGACCACAGGTCTGTCCGTCGGCCAGTCGCTCAGTAACACTCTGACGACCAGCCTGACCTCCACGTCTAGCGAGAGCGACACGGGTCAGGAGGCCGAGTTCTCTCTCTATG ATTTCCTGGACAGCTGCCGCGCCAACACCCTGCTGGCGGAGCTGGACGACGAGGAGGACCTGCCCGAGCCGGACGACGACGACGATGAGAACGAAGACGACAACCAGGACGACCAGGAGTATGAGGAAGTTTTGGTACGGTCCCGGGTAAACCTTGGTTTCCACATTCATATGAATAGG gaggaggaggagtacgAGACCAAAGGAGGCCGGCGGCGGACCTGGGACGACGACTTCGTCCTGAAGCGCCAGTTTTCTGCTTTGGTGCCGGCTTTCGATCCCAGACCGGGCCGCACCAATGTGCAGCAGACCACTGATCTGGAAATCCCCCCTCCAG GGACGCCCCGCTCGGAGGTGCTGGAGGAGGTGGAGTGTGCCCCCTCTCCCCACCTGGCCCTGATCCTGAAGGTGGCGGGTCTGGGCACCAGCAGAGAGGTGGAGCTGCCCCTGTCCAACTACAAGTCCACCATTTTCTACTACGTGCAGAAGCTCCTGCAGTTGTCCTGCAATGGCAGCGTGAAATCTGACAAACTCCGGCGGATCTGGGAGCCGACGTACAC GATAATGTACAGAGAAAGGAAGGATTccgacaaagaaaaagaaagtggaAAGATG GGTTGCTGGTCTGTTGAGCATGTGGAACAGTACCTTGGCACTGATGAATTACCAAAGAATGACTTGATAACCTACCTGCAGAAGAGTGCAGACTCCACTTTCCTCCGCCACTGGAAATTAACCGGCACTAATAAAAGTATTAGGAAAAGCAGAAATTGTTCTCAGCTCATAGCTGCATACAAG GATTTCTGTGAGCGCGGCTCCAAGTCATCGGGCCTGAGCCATGGCTCGCTGTCCTCCCTGCAGAGCTGCGACATCCTGAGCTCGACCCGGGAGCCGGCGCAGGCCAAGGCGGGCAGCGGGCAGAACGCCTGCGGAGTGGAGGACGTGCTGCAGCTCCTCCGCATCCTGTACATCATCGGGGGAGACCCCCACTCCACCCGGACCCTCCAGGAAG AAGCTGATGAACAACTTCAGTTCAGCGTTTCACACGAGGAGTTTACCAGTAAAAAGGTCACAACCAAAATCCTGCAGCAGATCGAG GAGCCACTGGCGCTGGCGAGTGGAGCTCTGCCAGACTGGTGTGAACAGCTGACCAGCAAGTGTCCTTTCCTCATCCCCTTCGAGACGAGGCAGCTGTACTTCACCTGCACGGCGTTTGGGGCGTCCAG GGCCATAGTGTGGCTCCAGAACCGGCGCGAGGCGACGATGGAGCGGTCCCGGCCCTCCACGGCGGTGCGGAGGGACGACCCGGGCGAGTTCCGCGTGGGTCGCCTGAAGCACGAACGTGTCAAGGTCCCCCGCGGAGACAGCATGATGGAGTGGGCTGAGAACGTCATGCAGATCCATGCGGACAGGAAGTCTGTCCTGGAG GTGGAGTTCCTGGGAGAAGAAGGCACCGGACTGGGCCCGACCCTGGAGTTCTACGCGCTGGTGGCAgccgagtttcagaagaaatcGCTGGGAGTCTGGCTCTGCGACGACGACTTCCCGGACGATGAGTCTCGACAG GTGGACCTGGGTGGTGGGCTGAAGCCCCCGGGCTACTACGTCCAGCGGTCCTGTGGGCTCTTCCCCGCGCCCTTCCCCCAGGACAGCGACGAGCTGGACCGCATCAGCAAGCTGTTCCTGTTCCTGGGCGTCTTCCTGGCCAAGTGCATCCAGGACAACCGTCTGGTGGACCTGCCCATCTCCAGGCCCTTCTTCAAGCTCATGTGCATGGGTGACATCAAGAGCAACATGAGCAAGCTGCTGTACGAGTCGCGTGGCGAGGGCGAGCTCACCTTCTCCGAGATCCAGTCGGAGGCGTCCACCGAGGAAGGCCATGACACCTACTCCATGGGCAGCTTCGACGAGGACTCCAAGTCCGAGTTCATCCTGGACCCGCCCAAGCCCAAACCGCCTGCCTGGTACCACGGCATCCTAACCTGGGAGGACTTCGAGCTGGTCAACCCGCACCGGGCCAAGTTCATGAGGGAGGTCAAGGCGCTGGCGGTGAAGCGGCGCCAGATCCTCGGCAACAAGGCCCTGTCGGAGGACGAGAAGAACACGCGGCTGCAGGACCTGATGCTGAAGAACCCCGCTGGGTCCGGGCCGCCGCTGGGCGTTGAGGATCTGGG GTTGAATTTCCAGTTCTGCCCGTCGTCCAAAGTGCACGGGTTCTCGGCGGTGGACCTGAAGCCCCACGGAGAAGACGAG ATGGTGACGATGGACAATGCGGAGGAGTACGTGGAGCTGATGTTCGACTTCTGTATGCACACCGGGATCCAGAAACAGATGGAGGCCTTCAGAG ACGGCTTCAACCGGGTCTTCCCGATGGAGAAGCTCAGCTCCTTCAGCCACGAGGAGGTGCAGATGATCCTGTGTGGGAACCAGTCGCCCTCCTGGACTGCAGAGGACATCATGAACTACACTGAGCCCAAACTGGGCTACACCCGCGACAG CCCTGGCTTCCTGCGCTTCGTCCAGGTCCTGTGTGGCATGTCTTCGGATGAGCGGAAAGCCTTCCTGCAGTTCACCACGGGATGCTCGACGCTGCCCCCGGGCGGCCTGGCCAACCTGCACCCCCGCCTCACCATCGTCCGCAAG GTGGACGCCACAGACTCCAGCTACCCGTCGGTGAACACGTGTGTGCACTACCTGAAGCTGCCCGAGTATTCCTCAGAGGAGATCATGAGGGACCGGCTGCTGGCCGCCACCATGGAGAAGGGCTTCCACCTGAACTGA